The bacterium region TCCAAGCCATGGATCGTTGAGCAAGATGTCAAGAAAGCATGTGCCACATTCCGGCCGGACTTCCAATAGTGGTTCGCAGGACGATCACAGAATGCTCGATCCCCGCAGGGAACGTCGGTGTTCAGAGCGGACGAATGGGAATCCATATGCCCTGATCACTCTTTCTATCATGTGGCGTAGAACCCCGTGACAGACGGAGTTGTGCAAGGGGCAATACGAGGTCTATTCCTGGATTCGCCTAACATACGTCTCCGTTTCTGGAAGGCCGAAGGCACGAATTGTCTCCTGCGCTCCAGGGCTGTGAGATTGTGCTTCCAATACGGCCTCGTAGGGCGATGCGCCTTCTTCGATTGCGGTCCGATATGTCTCTTGCCCCCCTCCAAGCACGGCCCAACGGATATTCTCTCGCGCCGCATCGAAGACGGGATCCTGGGGCGAGTCGCGTTTAACTATCTCTAGCTGTGTCCCTTGGCTAGCCTGCACTGATTCGGTCTCAGGGAGTGATCCGTTTTCCGGAGTTGCTGTGTCTTCTGGCACCACAAACGGAACGAGAAGCAAGGCCAGAATGAATGCAGCCATCCCCCCGGTCGCATTGAATCGCACCGTGTTTCTGGTCCCAGGTATTGTGACCGTCCCCTTAGTTGAGACCTTGCCACCGAGGATTCCTGCGCCAGCAGCAACGCAGAGAATGACGAGCATGACCAATAAGTAGCGCTCTGAGGAGGGTACGCGCAAACCAAACACAGAGAGGAAGATCAGAACGACGAGAACGAGGACCAGAAGAGAGAGTAGAAATATCCCGAATACCTGAGCGATAGTTGGTCGAGATTCATTCCTCATTGAAGGCTCCTCTGCTAGTTCGCGATCGCAAATCAGGTGCTCGACATCGGATGCGGAAAGCGGGCAACTTCGCAGACGATTCTCCTCGGCTTTTGCAATCACTCGACCGATCCAGTCATCGCCTATGCCTTGTTGCTGAAGTTGGGTGAGCTCATTTACCTCTCCGCGCTGTTCGAATAGAGTCAGCAACCCATCTCGAAGTCGCCTGGCCTCCTCCTCAGGACCGACAAAATGAGCACCGTCAAGAATGTGTCTGGAGTCATCCTCTCGTGCGAAGGTCTTTTCCATAAACAAGGACAGGCGCAGCCGCTGTTCAGCGCTGAGATCACCGAATTGGCCGTCACTACGGAACGAGTCGGAAGCAGTTCTCAAAAGTACCTCCCTTCCCACATCGTCGTCCCCCAATAACCACTTCTCCATCCGAGGCCAGGCCGCCGAGATCGATGGAGTCCCGATAAGCACTGAAGCCAGTGCTATAGCAGTCTCTCTATCTCCTGCATCGCATGCTTGTTTCCAAGCTTCCAACATGTACTTCTCCGCCTCACAGTACCTCCATTCCAGCAGCTTCTCCAGGATGTTGCAGGCGAATTCATCCAACTTGTCGCGTTCCTTCACAAGTCCGAGTAAGCCCTTGCACAGTGGTTCTGGATGATTCTTCTCGAATCGATAGAGCAATCCTGGAAACGTGTGCTCCTCTCCTTTCCAGCGCAGGTATCGTTCTACCTCCATGATCACCGTGTCGGGCTGTGCAACAAGTGCCTCATTTAGAAGCTGTTCGTGAATACCCTCGGAAGAGTGTGCAAGACCGAAAGAGACTCGCTGGTGAACGATCGCAACGGCCCATTTGCCGATCAAGCTTGTGAGCGAAGAGACTTCCACTCCAGACTCAAGCAAGGTTGTCAGAGCAACGTAACCAGCCCCATTGCAATAGTAGAGCATCTTGGGCTGCTCCGGAATCACAGGGCTGCCCATCTGTAAGAACTGCTTCCCAACTCGCAGCATCTGGCTCCTTAGTTCTTCAGGGTACATTGACCAACTGGGTTTCTGCTGGAGAGGTCCATCTGGCCAGTCGCTCAAGTGGCCGTACTCATCGGCGCACACAATGTGGACTATACTCACCCATGCTCCTTCATTCCCGTTCTCGAACTGCTTCAAGAGCTCCGTGGTCTTTTCTGCTCGCCAAGTCTCCGGCTTTCGCCTTTCCGCTTCACGCTTCTTCCTTTCCGCGATAGCTTCCTCCTGCTCTTGCCGCATTCGATAGGTGTTCTTCGCTTTGTGGGCTTCTTCGGAATCGATGCGAACAGAACCCACAGCGAAGTGGAAAGCCCGACGAATCGCGTCGGGATGCTTCGCGGCACCCACGAAACCTTGGTAGCCGGAAAGATCCAATAGTTCATCGAGATGTTCCCTAATGAGTTCGTTGTCGGCGACATGGCGTGCCAGTTCAGCATAGATTTCGGCATGCCGTTGAATGTCCGAATCTCCGGCTGCCCGGAGTAGGAAGACGAAATCATCCCCGCCGAAGAGATGGCTCGCAAAGAAGATGTGTGCAAGCTGAGGGATTGGAAGTCCGAAGTCCTCGACAAAGAGGGTGATGAGATGTTGTCGTCGCTGTGCCTCACGACTGTCGGATGCCAGCTCCGCATCGTTCATTCGCTCATCGTGCAATGGGGCCTGAAAGTCCTTCGCGAAACGCAACACCGCCTTGGCGAAGGGTCTCTGCAGCTCAGGCCTATTCAGGAAAAGTATCCACGATTTCTGCATCACATGATCGACTATTCGGTTCCATATACTGCAAATCGGCAGACGCCCGTGTTCCAGAACCCACCCAAGTCCTGGGAGGAGGTCGTCATCCTGCAAGTGGGGGATCACTTTATCGCCGAGAAAGGTCGCGTACCCACCGTAGAAGTTCTGTCTCTTGGGAGGTGTCAGTGCCCTGAAGAGCTCCTCAGCAGAAATCAGTCGGTTGGGCCAGAGTGCTCGAAGGGCATATCCCTTAATCTCCTCCTGGTCATCGCCCGGAACACCGTTAATGAGTGGGATAAGCCTCCGGCAATCTGCATGAGTCCCAGCCTCCCCCAAAGCGAGTGCTGCCATGGCTCGCACTCTGTTGCTTCTGCTTTCATCGAGAGCAAGCTCAGCCAACATGGGGGAAAGATCAGTCACCTGGTGCTGGGCCGCAAGAAGGAGCGCTTCATCTAGCGACTCATCGGAAGCATCCCCGTTACTGATCCATAGCTGGAGCTGTTTCGTGAGCCCTGAGTGATTCAGATATCGGTAAGAATCCCATGAGTAGAAATCGCGACTGACGGCTTTCCATTTCATCGGGTGCAGCATAATCTGCTCGACAATGCGTTCACGGACTTCGTCAGTCATGACATCCACGCCTGCGAGCAGCAGCGCGGCGAAGTCGCGATCGGCTACGGCGCTCATGAAGCGATCTGACCGGTAGCACAGCCATCCTGCAAGCCCACGCAATTGTGGTGGGATGCCAGCATCAGGCACAGCCACCAAATCCATCCAACGATTCACTGGAACTCGGGAGACGACGAGATAGTAGGCAGCAAGAAAATCCCGATAGCCTGAATGATCAAAATACCTGCACGGAACCTCGCCACGGAAGAGGGCTGTATTGGTCAAGACATCGTACAAGCCACGATCCGCATCAGCGTCCGAGATGTCACCAAAGACGCGTTTCGCACACCAGCGAAGCTCCTCCAAAGCCATGAGCTGTTCGCCCTTGCTGCCATCGATCAGAACGCCATTCTTGTGCCCCAAAACAAGCGTGAGCGCGATGGCAGATGCAATGCGAAGCCTCTGGTCGACCGGTGGAGTGGTTGAGTATTCTGTTCGCGGTTGGGTGCCCCGACACAAGTCTCGACAGGCGGCTTCGAATATGTTCCATCGGTCCTCACCAAGCTCCTTGTCCTTCTGCCACTGGGCCAACAGGCCACGAAGGGTAAGGGGGAGACGAGCAAACACAATCAAATCCCGCTGGTAGATCTGCTTCAGAAAAGCTCCGGCTTCTATTCCCTGAGATTGCGCCGCCAGAAATACATCTGCCTCACGGAGAGGAGCCAAGTGATTGATCTGCACCCCCTCGGTCCCCCAGACTCTGTCTAACTCCCGCCGCAACGAACCGTCCCAATCGGCCGACCGGCAACTGACGCGCAGGCACCATTCGTTGCCGCTGCCCTGTTTCTCACGAAGAGCTCCGCGCAGGGCCTCAAGACCACCCGGGAGATGGAATTCGTCCAAGCCATCAAGGTACACAGTCCGCTGTCGATTAGCCATACCAGCAAAGAACACTCGGACCTCAGATGGCGACTGAAATTCCTTGAATGATCGGGCAGCGACCTCCTTGCCAGAGGCACGTGCTTCTTCCTCCATGTTCTGAAGCACGGTACTCTTACCGATCCCCATTTCCCCAAGCAGCACCACGCAGTTCGATGCGCCTGACTCTGTGGCACGGTGAAGAGATGAGTACTTCGCCATTGCATTATCAGGATCCGGCGTAAAACCCTGGAAATCGGCCAAGTGTCTGTGGCCTTTGTTGTCACCGGAGCCTTCGGATTCAGCAGGGCGCCAGAATCGCTCATCTATTCTCAGTTCGCTCAACATGCTGGCACTCTCGCCTGTGAGATGATGTCAGACTTGATACTGACAAAGCACCCAACCGGGCAAGCAGAAGAGACCGATGGATCAAGATGTCGACTATGATCTGGACTCGAAGATCGGCGCGATCGCTTGCCAAGGATTTAATCCCGAAGCAGGGCGTCGAGAAAGCGTATGCGTCCCACGAACCACATCTGGACACGACGCCCGACCTCGGTGCAGGC contains the following coding sequences:
- a CDS encoding ATP-binding protein, with amino-acid sequence MLSELRIDERFWRPAESEGSGDNKGHRHLADFQGFTPDPDNAMAKYSSLHRATESGASNCVVLLGEMGIGKSTVLQNMEEEARASGKEVAARSFKEFQSPSEVRVFFAGMANRQRTVYLDGLDEFHLPGGLEALRGALREKQGSGNEWCLRVSCRSADWDGSLRRELDRVWGTEGVQINHLAPLREADVFLAAQSQGIEAGAFLKQIYQRDLIVFARLPLTLRGLLAQWQKDKELGEDRWNIFEAACRDLCRGTQPRTEYSTTPPVDQRLRIASAIALTLVLGHKNGVLIDGSKGEQLMALEELRWCAKRVFGDISDADADRGLYDVLTNTALFRGEVPCRYFDHSGYRDFLAAYYLVVSRVPVNRWMDLVAVPDAGIPPQLRGLAGWLCYRSDRFMSAVADRDFAALLLAGVDVMTDEVRERIVEQIMLHPMKWKAVSRDFYSWDSYRYLNHSGLTKQLQLWISNGDASDESLDEALLLAAQHQVTDLSPMLAELALDESRSNRVRAMAALALGEAGTHADCRRLIPLINGVPGDDQEEIKGYALRALWPNRLISAEELFRALTPPKRQNFYGGYATFLGDKVIPHLQDDDLLPGLGWVLEHGRLPICSIWNRIVDHVMQKSWILFLNRPELQRPFAKAVLRFAKDFQAPLHDERMNDAELASDSREAQRRQHLITLFVEDFGLPIPQLAHIFFASHLFGGDDFVFLLRAAGDSDIQRHAEIYAELARHVADNELIREHLDELLDLSGYQGFVGAAKHPDAIRRAFHFAVGSVRIDSEEAHKAKNTYRMRQEQEEAIAERKKREAERRKPETWRAEKTTELLKQFENGNEGAWVSIVHIVCADEYGHLSDWPDGPLQQKPSWSMYPEELRSQMLRVGKQFLQMGSPVIPEQPKMLYYCNGAGYVALTTLLESGVEVSSLTSLIGKWAVAIVHQRVSFGLAHSSEGIHEQLLNEALVAQPDTVIMEVERYLRWKGEEHTFPGLLYRFEKNHPEPLCKGLLGLVKERDKLDEFACNILEKLLEWRYCEAEKYMLEAWKQACDAGDRETAIALASVLIGTPSISAAWPRMEKWLLGDDDVGREVLLRTASDSFRSDGQFGDLSAEQRLRLSLFMEKTFAREDDSRHILDGAHFVGPEEEARRLRDGLLTLFEQRGEVNELTQLQQQGIGDDWIGRVIAKAEENRLRSCPLSASDVEHLICDRELAEEPSMRNESRPTIAQVFGIFLLSLLVLVLVVLIFLSVFGLRVPSSERYLLVMLVILCVAAGAGILGGKVSTKGTVTIPGTRNTVRFNATGGMAAFILALLLVPFVVPEDTATPENGSLPETESVQASQGTQLEIVKRDSPQDPVFDAARENIRWAVLGGGQETYRTAIEEGASPYEAVLEAQSHSPGAQETIRAFGLPETETYVRRIQE